The following DNA comes from Halobacillus litoralis.
CAAGCCCCCATTAATTTGTACAGCTCCGAAGCCAAGCGTCGTTGCCACCCCGATAACAGTAGCAATGACTGCCAATATGTCGATTACTTTCCCCACAGTACCCTCCGCCGCTTTAGCCCCTATAATAGGTCGCAATGTCGCGCTGATCAAACCTGCGTGGCCGTGCCGAAAATTAAAATAAGCTAAAACCAATGCCACAATTCCATAAATCGCCCAGGCATGGATTCCCCAGTGAAAATAGGTGAAGCGCATCGCGTCTTTAATCGCCTGGTCCGTCCCGATTTCTCCCGTAGGTGAACTGATCGCGTAGTGGCTGATGGGTTCAGCCGTTCCCCAAAAAACAATCCCTATCCCCATCCCAGCACTGAAAAGCATCGCAATCCACGTCGGACGGGAAAATTCGGGCTCTTCCCCTTTTTTCCCAAGCTTAATTCTACCTAGAGGTGTTATCAAGAATGTTAAACAAACTATCGTGAATAATGTAACGACTATCAAATAATACCAACCTAGTTTTTGTGCAATGAAATCCTTCACATTCGTGGTCACACTTTCTAAACCATCTGGCCAAACCACTCCAATAACAACGAGAACAAGCATGATTCCGGCAGAGATTTTAAAAACCATTGTAAAATTTTTCAACAGGGCGTTCCCCTTCCTTTTCGGATACTCACCTTTATTATCTTAGTAACCGTATTTCTTATTCTTTTGAAGGGAAACCCGTTTTGATCCATGGGATGTTGAAAAAGTTGCTTTCCTCCGTCATACCTGTCACACTTGTTAAGTTAAATATGCGAGAAAGTGCAGGTGAATAGATCATGATTGAAGTACGCACGTCTACACTTGAAAATGAAGAATTGAATAGAGGCATGTTCGCTACACGCGATATCGCCAAAAATGAACTTATTCATCAAGCGCCCGTGATACCTTATCCAAACAGCGAACATGTTCACATTGAAAAGACACGTTTAGCAGATTACGCGTTCGAATATGGGGAAAACCATACTGCATTCGTATTAGGCTATGGGATGATGTTCAACCATTCCTACGAGCCGAATGCTAATTATGTCATCAACTTTGAACACCATACGTTCGATTTTTACGCTTTTACAGATATAAAGGCAGGCGAGGAAGTTTTCATCAACTATAACGGTTTCGTTGATGAACAGGAACTGCTTTGGTTCGACCAAGAAGAAGAGAAAGAAGAATAATCTATCAGAAAAAGGCTCGGAGAATCAATAGAGGCCGCTGAAAAAAACTCTTCAATCTAGAGGAGCAGTTAAAGTTTGGTGTTGCTTCTCACGAATCGCTTGTCGGTGGATGCTTGCCGCGGGCACGGCTCATCGTGGAAACAACAAGGCCCATCAAAAAAGAGTGATGTTCTTTGATGTATAAAAGGAGTAAATGCCTTTATGTCTCGTCATAATAAAGAAGCCGAGTAGAACGATATAACCGTCCTAATCGGCTTCTTTATTTGATGGATAACTCAGAAGGTGCAGTTCTTCAGCAGCCTCGGATTAATTTCCGAGCCTTTTTTGTGTATTTTATGGGAATGCCTCCCATATCAGGACCTGTTTGACGATAAGAGCCATTTGTTTTTGGGCAGATGATGGAGGAGAGCCGACACTTATGCCTGCACGCCTTTTTCCGAGCTATGGCTCCAGGCCCCAGCTTTCTTCAAATCTACCCAAATGACTGCTCCCTGCGGATGTTGATAAGGAACAGGTTCATCAAAGATCATTGGATTTTCCATCACCCACACATGCGTATTTTTATAAGGAAGTTCCAGACAATCATCGACACAATGATGCTTTTGGCTCTGTTGGTAATCAAACAGACTTAACTTTTTACAGTCTACAATGTCGATCGTGCCGAATACCATGCCGGAACCACTTTTAATCAAGCCGATCCGCCCCCGCTTTTTCGTATTCGACCCTCTGATCTCCCATATCTTACTCCCTGCTAATAGCAAATCGATCCATGGTGCTTGTACAAGTAAACCATTC
Coding sequences within:
- a CDS encoding SET domain-containing protein; translated protein: MIEVRTSTLENEELNRGMFATRDIAKNELIHQAPVIPYPNSEHVHIEKTRLADYAFEYGENHTAFVLGYGMMFNHSYEPNANYVINFEHHTFDFYAFTDIKAGEEVFINYNGFVDEQELLWFDQEEEKEE
- a CDS encoding ASCH domain-containing protein → MNGLLVQAPWIDLLLAGSKIWEIRGSNTKKRGRIGLIKSGSGMVFGTIDIVDCKKLSLFDYQQSQKHHCVDDCLELPYKNTHVWVMENPMIFDEPVPYQHPQGAVIWVDLKKAGAWSHSSEKGVQA